One Aspergillus oryzae RIB40 DNA, chromosome 2 genomic window carries:
- the rna14 gene encoding cleavage polyadenylation factor subunit RNA14 (mRNA cleavage and polyadenylation factor I complex, subunit RNA14) — MAEDDAEKAFFQAQAMNADSVDYKAVEDQGASSDSDDYDPSKTLQDQYSASILDSKQSEIAPSSASPSDPNPPTQSIPPETDPSQPADSAYPSQTPSRADSQASVSAPASGTSVPLKTRTIGGFVVEDEDEDDAGDADYEPPAVLGVEDMNTISMNVPQQPISGNANEDTPTPDVSMDGAVQASADAKNFPNSSYTPASAAASKSDTPALLSQDMYNSRTLQSENMQDSAAATPVPDSPSTSKGRLPHDRVGILEDRIQEDPRGDIPAWLELINEHRNRNRIDSAREVYERFLTAFPFSAEQWVAYATMESELNELYRLEQIFNRTLLTIPDVQLWTVYLDYVRRRNPLTTDTTGQSRRIISSAYDLALQYVGVDKDSGSIWTDYVQFIRSGPGNVGGSGWQDQQKMDLLRKAYQKAICVPTQAVNNLWKEYDQFEMGLNKLTGRKFLQEQSPAYMTARSSYTELQNITRDLNRTTLPRLPPVLGSDGDIEFGQQVDIWKRWIKWEKGDPLVLKEEDQAAFKARVIYVYKQALMALRFLPEIWFEAAEFCFLNDMENEGNEFLKNGIEANPESCLLAFKRADRLEITSESEQDPIKRGAKVREPYDKLLNALYDLIAKARTRESQDVARLEETFAKINPDTQPSKTDDDDDDQSDSKARESMKNAQIEALRNAHAIQIGILSKTVSFAWIALMRAMRRIQGKGKPGEMPGSRQVFADARKRGRITSDVYIASALIEYHCYKDPAATKIFERGAKLFPEDENFALEYLKHLIDINDVINARAVFEMTVRKLASNPENVHKTKPIFAFLHEYESRYGDLVQVINLENRMRELFPEDPTLEQFAHRYSSPAFDPTVVRPIISPSQTRPKTAFPTEQPVSRHGTPSSRYPDASVTNSPKRPLEDFDDEMNRPRKFIRADSPLKTTQRRQLDPPKRTQQVISNQTGSQFRSQGSPAPLPRDIVYLLSIIPSASAYNAGRFSPEKLVDLIRRIDMPTSISQIPLPPSVRGLGFPEMSICLWGRLPSTTWPKTVHPCGKPTFIALSSITRVKCKRFTGWRSPYIRKPSLPPYGTYSPSLAFLISV; from the exons atggctgaagatgatgctgagaAGGCCTTTTTCCAGGCCCAGGCAATGAATGCGGACTCCGTGGACTATAAAGCTGTTGAAGATCAGGGCGCTAGTTCAGATTCAGATGATTATGATCCTTCGAAAACACTTCAAGATCAATATTCTGCTTCCATTCTTGATTCTAAGCAAAGTGAAATTGCTCCTTCAAgtgcttctccttcagatCCAAATCCCCCTACACAGTCTATCCCCCCTGAAACAGATCCCAGCCAGCCCGCGGACAGTGCCTACCCTTCCCAGACACCATCCCGAGCTGACTCCCAGGCATCAGTGTCGGCACCTGCGTCGGGTACTTCTGTACCATTGAAGACGAGGACAATTGGGGGCTTTGTGGTtgaggacgaagatgaggatgacgcGGGTGATGCGGATTATGAACCGCCAGCTGTACTAGGTGTCGAGGACATGAATACTATATCTATGAATGTGCCTCAGCAACCCATTTCAGGAAATGCAAATGAAGATACTCCTACCCCTGATGTATCAATGGACGGTGCTGTGCAGGCATCTGCCGACGCAAAGAATTTTCCCAATAGCTCTTATACccctgcttctgctgctgcttctaaAAGCGATACGCCTGCGCTTTTGAGCCAGGACATGTACAACTCACGTACTTTGCAGTCTGAAAATATGCAAGATAGCGCTGCAGCTACTCCCGTTCCTGATTCTCCGTCAACCTCCAAGGGCCGATTGCCTCACGATCGCGTTGGTATTTTGGAGGACAGAATACAAGAAGACCCACGTGGTGACATCCCGGCATGGCTCGAGTTGATTAATGAACACAGAAACCGCAATAGAATCGACAGTGCTCGTGAAGTATACGAGCGTTTCTTGACGGCATTCCCCTTCTCT GCTGAACAGTGGGTGGCATATGCAACCATGGAGTCTGAACTCAACGAGTTGTATCGTCTCGAGCAGATATTCAATAGGACTCTCTTGACTATACCCGACGTCCAGCTCTGGACTGTATATCTGGACTACGTTCGCCGGCGTAACCCTTTGACAACCGATACTACTGGTCAATCAAGGAGGATTATCTCTTCTGCCTATGATCTAGCACTGCAGTATGTCGGTGTAGATAAGGACTCCGGGTCTATCTGGACAGATTATGTCCAGTTCATACGCTCTGGTCCAGGGAACGTCGGTGGTTCTGGGTGGCAGGACCAGCAAAAAATGGATTTGCTGCGCAAGGCTTATCAGAAAGCTATCTGCGTTCCCACTCAAGCTGTCAATAACCTTTGGAAAGAATATGACCAGTTTGAAATGGGTCTAAACAAACTTACG GGACGGAAGTTCCTTCAAGAGCAGTCACCCGCGTACATGACCGCCCGCAGCTCTTATACGGAACTGCAAAATATCACAAGAGACCTGAACCGGACAACCTTACCCAGGCTACCCCCTGTTTTAGGCTCTGATGGTGACATTGAATTCGGGCAACAGGTTGATATCTGGAAGCGCTGGATCAAATGGGAGAAAGGCGACCCACTTGTTctaaaagaagaagaccaggCTGCTTTCAAGGCTCGTGTAATTTATGTGTATAAGCAAGCTCTCATGGCTCTTAGGTTTTTACCAGAGATATGGTTCGAAGCTGCCGAATTCTGCTTCCTAAACGACATGGAGAACGAGGGGAATGAATTTTTGAAGAACGGCATAGAAGCTAACCCCGAGAGTTGTCTTCTTGCGTTCAAGCGTGCTGACCGACTAGAAATCACATCGGAGTCCGAACAAGATCCCATAAAGCGAGGTGCCAAGGTTAGGGAACCTTATGACAAGCTTCTTAACGCGCTTTACGACTTGATCGCCAAAGCACGCACTCGAGAATCTCAAGATGTCGCACGACTTGAGGAAACTTTCGCGAAAATCAACCCGGATACTCAGCCGTCCAAgacagacgatgacgatgacgaccAAAGTGACTCGAAGGCCAGAGAGTCGATGAAGAACGCCCAGATTGAAGCCCTGCGCAATGCACATGCAATACAAATCGGTATCCTTTCTAAAACGGTCTCTTTTGCTTGGATTGCTCTTATGCGCGCAATGCGTCGTATACAAGGCAAGGGTAAACCTGGCGAAATGCCCGGCTCACGACAAGTGTTTGCGGACGCTCGCAAAAGAGGACGTATCACAAGTGATGTCTATATTGCAAGCGCACTTATTGAATATCATTGCTATAAAGACCCGGCTGCAACAAAGATCTTCGAACGGGGTGCCAAGTTATTTCCCGAGGACGAGAATTTTGCGCTCGAATACTTGAAGCACTTGATTGATATTAATGATGTTATCA ACGCTCGTGCAGTCTTTGAGATGACGGTAAGAAAGCTAGCATCTAACCCGGAAAATGTGCACAAGACCAAGCCCATATTTGCGTTCCTTCACGAGTACGAATCTCGATACGGAGATTTAGTCCAAGTTATAAACCTAGAGAATCGGATGCGTGAACTGTTCCCTGAAGACCCGACGTTGGAACAGTTTGCCCATCGATACTCTAGCCCTGCCTTCGACCCTACAGTTGTGCGGCCGATCATCTCTCCCTCCCAGACAAGGCCCAAGACAGCATTCCCAACGGAACAACCCGTGTCTCGTCATGGCACTCCATCTTCGAGGTATCCGGACGCGTCAGTAACAAACTCACCGAAGAGACCGTTGGAAGACTTTGATGACGAAATGAATCGACCACGCAAGTTTATTCGAGCCGACTCCCCACTGAAAACAACCCAGAGACGACAGTTGGATCCGCCAAAACGTACCCAGCAAGTTATCAGTAACCAGACTGGGTCTCAATTCCGGTCACAAGGTTCACCTGCTCCATTGCCTCGTGACATTGTTTATCTCTTGAGCATCATTCCCTCGGCGTCAGCCTACAATGCTGGTCGGTTTTCACCGGAAAAGTTGGTCGACCTTATTAGGAGAATTGATATGCCCACCTCCATCTCACAGATTCCACTTCCACCATCTGTTCGCGGGCTTGGGTTTCCTG AAATGTCGATCTGCCTTTGGGGGCGTTTGCCATCAACCACTTG GCCGAAGACTGTCCATCCATGTGGGAAGCCGACATTCATTGCGTTGTCTTCTATTACCCGAGTCAAGTGTAAACGCTTCACAGGATGGCGTTCTCCCTATATAAGAAaaccctctcttcctccctaTGGAACttactctccttctctcgcCTTTCTCATATCTGTGTGA
- the asf1 gene encoding nucleosome assembly factor ASF1 (histone chaperone involved in gene silencing) produces MSVVSLLGVKIQNNPAPFLAPYQFEITFECLEQLQKDLEWKLTYVGSATSSEYDQELDSLFVGPIPVGVNKFIFEAEAPDLKRIPTSEILGVTVILLTCSYDGREFVRVGYYVNNEYDSEDLSAEPPAKPIIERIRRNILAEKPRVTRFAIKWDSEESAPAEYPPDQPEADILEDDSAAYGAEEAELEAALVRELADAERDVKSEDHEMEGAEPAIKEEEEEDISDAESEDIEDESDDDEEDLDEEEAGDGDEDVEMGDDSEQKDDGPKADSTNQHSHQPEVMVH; encoded by the exons ATGTCCGTTGTTTCTCTCCTTGGGGTTAAGATCCAGAACAACCCCGCCCCTTTCCTCGCTCCCTATCAATTCGAAATCACTTTTGAATGTCTTGAGCAGCTGCAAAAAG ACTTGGAATGGAAACTCACCTACGTCGGTTCGGCGACATC GTCCGAATATGACCAAGAGCTTGACTCGCTTTTCGTCGGTCCCATCCCTGTTGGCGTCAACAAGTTCATTTTTGAAGCCGAAGCACCGGACCTTAAGCGGATTCCCACGTCCGAAATTCTTGGCGTCACTGTCATTCTTCTCACCTGTAGCTACGATGGTAGAGAATTCGTTCGTGTTGGTTACTACGTGAACAATGAATACGACTCGGAGGATCTCAGCGCAGAGCCTCCTGCAAAGCCAATCATCGAGCGGATCCGTCGAAACATCCTTGCGGAGAAGCCAAGAGTGACTAGATTCGCAATCAAATG GGACTCGGAAGAATCTGCACCCGCCGAATATCCCCCGGATCAGCCAGAAGCTGAtattctggaagatgacaGTGCTGCCTACGGTGCTGAAGAGGCGGAGCTTGAAGCCGCCCTAGTAAGAGAACTTGCGGATGCAGAGAGAGATGTAAAGAGTGAAGATCATGAGATGGAGGGCGCCGAGCCCGCcatcaaggaggaagaagaagaagatatttCTGACGCTGAAagtgaagatattgaagatgaaagcgacgacgatgaggaggatctcgacgaagaagaggctggtgatggcgatgaggaCGTCGAGATGGGTGACGACTCCGAACAGAAAGACGATGGCCCCAAGGCTGATTCTACAAATCAGCATTCTCACCAGCCAGAGGTCATGGTTCACTAG
- a CDS encoding putative SNARE-dependent exocytosis protein (Sro7) (tomosyn and related SNARE-interacting proteins): MAHFLRGKQAGIQKDLSDGLSPDLFALDDFARYGINSQISAIAYDPVQSLIAVGTSDTQFGSGQIYVFGQRRVSVVFSLPRKASAKFLQFCADKLVSVDSKSEICVFSLETRQTLFSYAPPNHVSALLTDPSLDYAFIGLQNGDIIAYDLDRETLTPFKVPNLWAQRNPRARFCPVIALSFSPRDIGKILVGYPEGAVTFSFKQNLAQKYFEYEVPPGALGGNCDVPSQEPRRPRLTKAVWHPNGIFVLTVHDDNSLVLWDSKDGRKIAARSITTPNIDQPGASRERPLSAGSAVGLRDPITHIAWCVKGNGDDSGLLIAGGKPKAEANKGLTFIDLGPTPNYQTSSWAMISNYFESPKQITDLSTPPGAEVVDFCLIPRASPYYAGGHDPIALIAVLSSGELITLSFPSGHPITPTNMIHPSLSFVHPFVNKMTLTPVDRSAWLGLRERRSQGPKFLLGGAEGKKVLKRFEDRNVITTAHADGTIRLWDVGHDEIENGDVIQVDLARAVGRVSNVEVTEMALSGSTGELSVGLRSGEVVIFRWGSNGSFGHEEPAGANEGPGKLTKVAHRTDPGLKQGLLPLTLLDMQQGSVTALKHSQVGFVAAGFEGGSLVIIDLRGPAVIHTARLSELTKPSKRSSFLRHRSSDDAPPEWPTSIEFGVLTLEGEDYSSICCFVGTNRGNFATFKILPTDNGGYTASFAGATLLDDKVISIIPINAETGDLALATPNAVGGLRNGVQVHGVVVAVTVSGCRIFKPATSKGAHKSWEDYLCDSAAVVKVEGRGYSLVGLFGDGNVRAFSIPGLKEMGCKEINYMADMKRLSESTICSNGTVLTWTGPSEVGLFNVWGAGTGLRHSEDQLYNIQAAIPPRPTITNMQWISGTQYISPADMDILIGGPDRPPSKKMQEQMKLEDQERRRLAREGRTMSNLSQEQGSQEGYWSYMQRQVQQRTENLNLAGDQMERLEENSSNWARDVNKYVQNQKKKAVLGGSKFGL; this comes from the exons ATGGCGCATTTCCTGAGAGGAAAGCAAGCTGGTATCCAAAAGGACCTGTCCGACGGCTTGTCGCCGGACTTGTTCGCCCTCGATGAT TTCGCTCGATATGGCATAAATTCTCAGATCAGCGCGATCGCCTACGATCCCGTTCAATCTCTTATTGCCGTTGGCACCAGTGATACTCAGTTTGGCAGCGGTCAGATCTATGTGTTCGGCCAGCGTCGGGTATCCGTTGTTTTTTCACTGCCCCGGAAGGCGTCGGCCAAGTTCCTACAATTTTGTGCGGACAAGCTTGTCAGCGTTGATTCGAAAAGTGAAATTTGTGTTTTCTCCCTCGAGACACGACAGACGCTCTTCTCTTATGCCCCTCCTAACCATGTCAGCGCCTTGTTGACCGATCCTAGCCTCGACTATGCCTTCATTGGCCTGCAGAATG GTGATATCATTGCATATGATCTCGATCGTGAAACTTTAACTCCTTTTAAAGTTCCCAATCTCTGGGCCCAGCGTAATCCGCGAGCGCGCTTTTGCCCTGTCATCGCACTCTCCTTTTCACCTCGCGATATTGGAAAGATCCTAGTGGGCTATCCTGAGGGAGCTGTGACATTCTCGTTTAAGCAGAACTTAGCACAGAAGTACTTCGAGTATGAAGTTCCTCCGGGTGCATTGGGTGGGAATTGCGATGTTCCATCCCAGGAGCCGCGCAGACCAAGACTGACTAAGGCCGTTTGGCACCCTAACGGAATTTTCGTATTGACAGTGCATGATGATAATAGTTTGGTCCTTTGGGACTCTAAAGATGGTCGCAAGATAGCGGCTAGGTCAATCACAACCCCCAATATTGACCAGCCAGGTGCTAGTCGTGAGAGACCACTGTCAGCAGGGAGCGCTGTTGGGCTCAGGGACCCCATTACTCATATTGCGTGGTGTGTTAAAGGAAATGGGGATGATAGTGGACTTTTAATAGCTGGTGGTAAGCCGAAAGCTGAGGCCAACAAAGGACTTACTTTCATCGATCTGGGGCCGACTCCAAACTATCAAACATCCTCTTGGGCCATGATATCGAATTATTTCGAATCTCCAAAACAAATAACAGATCTCTCCACGCCTCCAGGCGCAGAAGTCGTTGATTTCTGCCTTATTCCTCGCGCCTCACCCTACTATGCTGGTGGACATGATCCGATTGCCTTGATCGCTGTTCTTTCTTCGGGAGAGCTGATAACTTTGAGCTTCCCTAGTGGTCATCCAATTACCCCCACCAATATGATccacccttctctttcatttgtTCACCCCTTCGTAAACAAGATGACCCTTACGCCAGTCGATCGTTCAGCTTGGCTTGGCCTCAGGGAACGGAGGTCGCAAGGGCCAAAGTTCCTACTAGGCGGTgcggaagggaagaaggtcCTCAAGCGCTTTGAAGATCGTAATGTGATCACAACCGCTCATGCTGATGGCACAATTCGTCTCTGGGATGTAGGCCATGATGAGATCGAGAACGGGGATGTCATCCAGGTGGATTTGGCGCGTGCCGTTGGCCGTGTTAGTAATGTTGAAGTTACTGAAATGGCCCTAAGTGGGTCAACAGGTGAGCTGTCGGTTGGCCTCAGGAGTGGTGAGGTCGTGATATTCCGTTGGGGCAGCAATGGAAGTTTTGGCCACGAAGAGCCCGCCGGCGCTAACGAAGGACCGGGGAAGTTGACTAAGGTCGCTCACAGGACTGATCCTGGGTTGAAGCAGGGACTTCTTCCCCTTACCCTTTTGGATATGCAACAAGGATCAGTCACTGCGCTGAAACATAGCCAAGTTGGATTTGTCGCTGCTGGCTTCGAAGGTGGCAGTCTGGTGATCATCGACTTGCGCGGACCAGCTGTGATTCATACAGCGCGATTGTCCGAACTCACAAAACCTAGCAAGCGGAGCAGTTTCTTGAGACACCGATCGTCTGATGATGCCCCACCAGAATGGCCAACAAGCATTGAATTTGGTGTATTGACTTTGGAGGGCGAAG ATTATTCGAGCATTTGCTGCTTTGTAGGCACCAATCGGGGAAATTTTGCAACCTTTAAGATCCTTCCAACGGATAACGGGGGTTATACGGCTTCGTTTGCTGGAGCAACTTTGCTGGATGATAAGGTCATAAGCATCATTCCTATTAATGCCGAGACCGGTGACCTTGCCTTAGCTACTCCGAACGCGGTTGGAGGTTTAAGAAATGGAGTTCAGGTTCACGGTGTCGTTGTTGCTGTAACCGTTTCTGGCTGCAGGATATTCAAACCTGCAACTTCTAAGGGCGCACATAAATCGTGGGAAGATTATTTGTGCGACTCTGCTGCAGTGGTCAAGGTCGAGGGTCGAGGTTACAGCCTTGTTGGGCTCTTTGGTGATGGCAACGTGCGGGCTTTCTCTATCCCAGGCCTCAAAGAGATGGGCTGCAAGGAAATAAATTACATGGCTGATATGAAACGCCTCTCGGAATCCACAATTTGTTCTAATGGAACAGTTCTTACCTGGACAGGGCCTTCCGAAGTCGGATTGTTTAACGTTTGGGGAGCTGGAACTGGGCT GCGACATTCCGAAGACCAGCTCTATAATATACAGGCAGCCATCCCGCCACGCCCTACAATTACCAACATGCAATGGATCTCCGGCACCCAATATATCTCTCCTGCTGACATGGACATTCTCA TTGGAGGCCCGGATCGTCCGCCTTCTAAAAAGATGCAAGAGCAGATGAaacttgaagatcaagagcgTCGAAGACTTGCTAGGGAAGGACGAACCATGTCCAACCTGTCCCAGGAGCAAGGCAGCCAAGAAGGATATTGGTCGTACATGCAGCGCCAAGTGCAGCAGCGCACTGAAAATCTGAACCTTGCCGGTGACCAGATGGAACGACTAGAAGAAAACAGCAGTAACTGGGCTCGGGACGTCAATAAGTACGTTCAaaatcagaagaagaaggcggtgCTGGGTG GGTCGAAGTTTGGACTCTAA
- a CDS encoding uncharacterized protein (predicted protein), whose amino-acid sequence MKPWLTPQNRKDIDRRLGVLAQNIGQHVSDSFGTLEQVASGAGRRSWREAFVILFESILRDSEDVFVNLPYAEIRHQLSRLSPALEEITSPQLVVIDFGHPTQVLVDPESKKLSGVVDLGKTLWGDIYMAEMFEEPSSSMLDGFGQSRIVGSEMERIRQLLYVLLS is encoded by the coding sequence ATGAAACCCTGGCTCACTCCCCAGAATCGAAAGGATATTGACCGGCGATTGGGAGTCTTGGCTCAAAATATTGGGCAACATGTGTCTGACTCCTTCGGGACTTTGGAACAGGTGGCCAGCGGCGCTGGAAGACGATCTTGGCGAGAGGCCTTTGTTATCCTCTTTGAAAGCATTCTCCGTGACTCGGAGGACGTCTTTGTCAACCTGCCTTATGCTGAGATAAGGCACCAGCTTAGTCGGTTATCACCAGCACTTGAAGAAATCACTTCACCACAGTTAGTCGTAATTGACTTTGGTCACCCTACGCAAGTACTAGTGGATCCAGAATCCAAAAAATTATCTGGTGTTGTGGACTTGGGCAAAACGCTATGGGGTGACATCTACATGGCTGAAATGTTTGAAGagccatcgtcttctatGCTGGACGGCTTTGGACAATCGCGAATTGTAGGAAGcgagatggaaagaatacGACAGCTTTTGTATGTGCTTCTGTCCTGA
- a CDS encoding alpha-keto acid decarboxylase family protein (thiamine pyrophosphate-requiring enzyme) has protein sequence MATDIATRDLRKPIDVAEYLFRRLREVGVRAVHGVPGDYNLVALDYLPKCDLHWVGNCNELNAGYAADGYARINGMSALVTTFGVGELSALNAIAGAYSEFVPIVHIVGQPHTKSQKDGMLLHHTLGNGDFNVFTRMSADISCTLGCLNSTHEVATLIDNAIRECWIRSRPVYISLPTDMVTKKIEGERLDTPLDLSLPPNDPEKEDYVVDVVLKYLHAAKKPVILVDACAIRHRVLDEVHEFVEKSGLPTFVAPMGKGAVDETHKNYGGVYAGTGSNPGVREQVESSDLILSIGAIKSDFNTTGFSYRIGQLNTIDFHSTYVRVRYSEYPDINMKGVLQKIVQRMGNLNVGPVSPPSNLLPDNEKASTEQAITHAWLWPTVGQWLKEKDVVITETGTANFGIWDTRFPAGVTAISQVLWGSIGYSVGACQGAALAAKEQGRRTVLFVGDGSFQLTLQEVSTMIRNNLNPIIFVICNEGYTIERYIHGWEAVYNDIQPWDFLNIPVAFGAKDKYKGYKVTTRDELRELFANEEFASAPCLQLVELHMPRDDCPASLKLTAESAAERNKSL, from the exons ATGGCGACAGATATCGCTACAAGGGATCTTCGCAAGCCCATAGATGTCGCTGAGTACCTCTTCAGGCGACTTCGTGAGGTTGGCGTTCGTGCAGTACACGGTGTTCCTG GGGACTACAActtggtggctttggattACCTGCCAAAATGCGATCTTCATTGGGTAGGAAACTGTAATGAGCTTAATGCCG GATACGCTGCTGATGGATACGCTCGAATCAATGGAATGTCTGCTTTAGTCACCACCTTTGGTGTGGGTGAGCTATCGGCGCTCAATGCTATTGCTGGTGCATACTCCGAATTTGTGCCTATCGTTCACATTGTTGGTCAACCGCATACGAAATCACAGAAAGATGGAATGCTCCTCCACCACACCTTGGGCAACGGCGACTTCAACGTCTTCACCAGAATGAGTGCCGACATCTCTTGCACACTTGGATGTTTGAACTCAACTCACGAAGTGGCGACCCTCATTGATAATGCTATCCGAGAATGTTGGATTCGTAGTCGACCGGTTTATATCTCTCTCCCTACCGATAtggtgacaaagaaaatcgaggGAGAACGGCTGGATACCCCTCTCGATCTTAGTCTACCACCGAACGAtcccgaaaaagaagattaCGTTGTGGATGTGGTTCTCAAGTATCTGCACGCTGCAAAGAAACCCGTTATTCTTGTCGATGCTTGTGCTATCCGCCATCGTGTGCTCGATGAAGTTCATGAGTTCGTGGAAAAATCTGGGCTACCCACATTCGTGGCTCCAATGGGTAAAGGAGCAGTGGATGAGACTCACAAGAACTACGGCGGTGTTTACGCTGGTACTGGATCAAACCCAGGTGTTCGTGAGCAAGTCGAATCTTCAGACTTGATTCTGAGCATCGGTGCTATCAAGTCCGATTTCAACACGACTGGGTTCTCTTACCGTATTGGCCAACTCAACACCATTGACTTCCATAGTACATACGTGCGCGTCCGGTACTCCGAATACCCTGATATCAACATGAAAGGCGTCCTTCAAAAGATTGTTCAAAGAATGGGCAATCTCAATGTCGGACCAGTCTCGCCGCCGTCGAACCTACTGCCGGACAACGAGAAGGCATCAACCGAACAGGCGATTACCCACGCATGGCTCTGGCCTACTGTCGGGCAGTGgctgaaagaaaaggatgtTGTTATCACGGAAACCGGCACTGCCAATTTCGGTATCTGGGACACTCGGTTCCCGGCAGGTGTTACAGCCATTAGTCAGGTTCTTTGGGGTAGTATCGGCTATTCAGTTGGAGCTTGTCAAGGTGCTGCGTTGGCCGCAAAAGAGCAGGGCCGACGGACTGTACTTTTCGTGGGTGACGGAAGTTTCCAGCTGACGCTCCAGGAAGTCAGCACCATGATAAGAAATAACCTTAACCCTATCAT CTTTGTCATTTGCAACGAAGGATATACCATCGAACGGTACATTCATGGATGGGAAGCTGTTTACAATGACATCCAGCCCTGGGACTTCTTGAACATTCCTGTGGCATTCGGCGCGAAGGACAAGTACAAAGGATACAAGGTCACAACCCGAGACGAGTTGAGGGAGCTTTTCGCAAATGAAGAATTTGCTTCGGCACCCTGTCTCCAG TTGGTTGAGCTCCACATGCCTCGCGACGATTGCCCAGCCAGTTTGAAATTGACAGCCGAATCGGCCGCTGAGCGGAACAAGTCCCTTTAA